TCGGAAAGCCCGTCCTTATCGAAAAACCCTTCGTCCTCGATCTGAAGGAAGCGGACGACATTCTCGCCCGGGCGGAAAAAAGCGGCGCCGAGGTCTTCGTCGGCTACACCCAAAGGTTCCGGCGCCGGTATCTCCTCGCCAAGCAGGCGGCGGTGGCCGGCCAGCTCGGCAACATCGTCATGGCGATGGGAAAGATCTACGTCACCCGCGCCGTCGGGGAGGCCGTCGCCAAGCGCTCGCCCAACACCACGCCCTCGATCAACACCCTCACGTACATGGTGGACCTCATCCTCTGGTACCTGGAGGGAAAAAAACCGGTCGAGGTCTACGCCCGCGCGGCGAGTTTCGTCTTCAAGAAATATAACCGCGACGATTTCCAGTGGATGATTGTCACCTTCGACGATGGCAGCGTCGCCACCCTGGGGACGAGCTGGCTCCAGCCCCTCCACTGGCCGGCCTACACCGCGACGATGGAGATCGACCTACAGGGCACGACCGGCTCCCTCAACATTGATGACGCCCACCGCGACGTCATCCTCGCGCCGGGAGAACCCATCCCCTGCCCCTACACGCCGGAGCACGAGGTGAACGTCGCCTTCCTCGGCTCGGCCATGCCGGGGGATTTCGTCCTCGGGGAGTTCTTCGGCCCGATGAAGGAGGAGACTGACGCCTTCGTGCGCCACATCCTGGGCATCGGCGGGGTCGGGCTCGCCACCGGCGCCCATGCCCGCGACGTGCTCGCCCTCACCATGGCGGCGGATCGGTCGGTGAAGGAGGGAAAACCGGTAAGGCTCTGATTTTATACGGAAAACGGCAGCGTGCGATTTAACATTCCTGAAATATGGATGAAACCCAGGCGTAAAGAAGGCGGGGTACATTCAGGTCCAGTTACAGATTCACACTTGGTGGATGGCCGCCGGGCCGGCCGGAAGGTGGAGTGCTCAAACCCAACTTTCCTCCTCGCCGCTTCACCAGCCCGACCAAGACAACTCAGCGGATGAACTGTCCGCTTAAAGGCATCTCCCTCTCCCTTTCTTCTCTCTCTCCCGCCTCACCGCCCTGCGGTGAGGTGCGCCCGGGATTCGTGTTAGAATCCCTGCCTCCGGGGGCAGATCGCCTTTCCGCTGTATTTCGGGAGCCCGCATGCGCTATCTCGTCAGGGCATACGTGAAACCGGGCAAGGAAGAAGCCCTTCTCGAGGCCATCGAGACGCGCGCGCTCGGCCGAGGCTCCATCGCCTACCCCACCTACATCCGCTGCATGGAAGCGGCGCGGCTGGCCGAGGAGGGGCAGGTCCGCTGGATCGAGGCCTGCTACTGCCTCGAGGCGTTCGGCCCCGGCGGCGAACTGGCCGAGGAGCTGCCCTATTGGGAGGAGTACTTCGAGAAAATCGACATCCGCCACGCCCGGCGGCTCTCGGAGTGCGAGGGCTATCCCAAGTGCGGCGACTGCGACTGCACCGTGAAGCTCGAGGCCAAGCTCGAGCGGTGGGGCGAGCCTTTCCTCGAAGCCCTCAAGAGCGCCATCACGGCTTCCCGCTAGGCGGTCCCGCTTCTTCCCTCGCCTTTTGGGCGAGAAACACCTCCGACCTTCCCCAGAGCTTCGTCAGCTTCCACCGGTCGTGCATCCACAGGTATTGCCCCGGCTTCCTGCGGATCATCTCCTCGATCTCGCGGTTCATGGCCGCCGTGAGGCGCGCGATCTCGGCGGAGGTATCCGCCGTATCCTCCGGCCAGATGGGTTCGCTCACCAGCGCCGTGAAGCGATCCGGCCCCTCGCGCAGACAGGCGACCAGGACGATGGGACGCTTGAAATGGAGGGCCAGCGTGGCGGGCGCGATCGTGGTGCTCGCCGGCTTTCCGAAAAAGGGAACATCCACCCCCCGCACGCCGGCATGCTGGTCGGCGAGGATGCCGATGGAGCGGCCCTTGCGGAGCGCCTCGCGCAGATGGGCAAACGCATTCCGCTTCGAGAGCACTTCCTGGCCGGCGGAGGAGCGGACCCCGAAGAGGTATTTCTCCAGCCGCGGATTGTCGAGCGGGCGGACGGTGAACGTCACCGGAATCCGCGCCAGCGCCGCCGCCGGGGAGAGCAGCTCCCAGTTCCCCAGGTGGGGCACGACGAAGATGCAGCCCTTCGCCTCCTCGTGAATCTTGCGCGCGCGGGCGAAGATGGCGTCCACATTCTCGACCAGCGCGCGCGCCTGCGCCTGCGCGCCGGGGGCGTCCATCCTGCCGAGAAGCCGCATCCCCTCGAGCCCGGTGAGAACGAAAGAGCGAAAACTCTCCCGGGCGATGCGCCTTCGCGCCTCCGGGGACATCTCCGGAAAGGCGATCTCCAGATTCATCCGAGCGATGCGCCGGCGGCGAGGAACAAGCAGGAAGATCGCATCGCCGATGCCGGCGGCCAAAAGACGGCACAGCCACATCGGCAGAAGCCGGAGAAAGGAGACAAACACCAGCGCGAGGAAAAATTCAATGTTCTGGAGAAGCGGCCCCTTGTCCTTGCTGCGTCGGCGCTTTCGGCGCCCCCTGCGCGTTCTTGCAGAAGGAGGGCTCACACCACACCCAGGACGGTGGCCGAGGCCTGCCCGCTGATGCCGTGGCTGGTGGAGAGAAAGACCCCTCCCCGGACCGGCCGGGCTTCGGCGGAGATGGAAAGATGCGCAAACTCGGATTCTGCCTTCTCGAAGCCCGGCGTCCCGGGAAGCATTCCCTCTCGTGCCGCCCGCAGGCCCGCCGCCAATTCCGCCACATCGCTCCCCGCCCCCATGTGCCCGGTGTAGGGCTTGAGCGCCGTGAGGGGCACATCCCCGGCCTTCTCCCCGAGAAGCCGGCTCAGGGCGCGCAACTCGTTGCGGTCCCCCTTTCGGGTGCCGCTTCCGTGCGAGATGACAAACGCCAGATCCTCCGGCGCGAGGCCGCCCTCATCGAGCGCCATCCGGCTCGCCTCGAGCGTCGCCTCCGCCGGCACCGGAATATGGCGGTGGGGGTCGCCCTCCTGAAGGTTCCCCGTCCCCAGGATGCGGCCCAAGGGCTTCGCCCCCCGCGCCCGGGCGTGCTCGGCCGCCTCGAAGACAAGGGCGGCCGCCCCTTCTCCGACCAGAAACCCGTCGCGCTGCACATCGAAGGGACGGAACGATCCCGGCCCCTTCGCCCCCCGGGAGAGCACCCCCAGCTCGTTCAGCTCGTAGAGCAACAGCGCGTTCTCCCAGTTGCCGCACCCCACGGCGAGGCCGACATCCGCCTCTCCCATCCGCACCACCCGCTCGCAAAACTCCACCCCCTGCGCCCCGCAGGAGGAGAGGCTCGATATGCTGCCGTTGGGCCCCATCATTT
This is a stretch of genomic DNA from bacterium. It encodes these proteins:
- a CDS encoding Gfo/Idh/MocA family oxidoreductase, with the protein product GKPVLIEKPFVLDLKEADDILARAEKSGAEVFVGYTQRFRRRYLLAKQAAVAGQLGNIVMAMGKIYVTRAVGEAVAKRSPNTTPSINTLTYMVDLILWYLEGKKPVEVYARAASFVFKKYNRDDFQWMIVTFDDGSVATLGTSWLQPLHWPAYTATMEIDLQGTTGSLNIDDAHRDVILAPGEPIPCPYTPEHEVNVAFLGSAMPGDFVLGEFFGPMKEETDAFVRHILGIGGVGLATGAHARDVLALTMAADRSVKEGKPVRL
- a CDS encoding lysophospholipid acyltransferase family protein; translation: MSPPSARTRRGRRKRRRSKDKGPLLQNIEFFLALVFVSFLRLLPMWLCRLLAAGIGDAIFLLVPRRRRIARMNLEIAFPEMSPEARRRIARESFRSFVLTGLEGMRLLGRMDAPGAQAQARALVENVDAIFARARKIHEEAKGCIFVVPHLGNWELLSPAAALARIPVTFTVRPLDNPRLEKYLFGVRSSAGQEVLSKRNAFAHLREALRKGRSIGILADQHAGVRGVDVPFFGKPASTTIAPATLALHFKRPIVLVACLREGPDRFTALVSEPIWPEDTADTSAEIARLTAAMNREIEEMIRRKPGQYLWMHDRWKLTKLWGRSEVFLAQKAREEAGPPSGKP
- a CDS encoding beta-ketoacyl synthase N-terminal-like domain-containing protein, which codes for MMKGREVWITGVGTLTPAGANQDAFWKSLLTGRSAISEHPAAGDSDLPPGFHLCGRVEGHEEPPEFPKKLASQRKFLVRGSILGLHTAREAIAQAGLEMADILPERKSLYVASGDFTRLGHLDFYSSLRDAANAEWNKLSPKALNEAVLHKVNPFFLLEGLANNLFSFLSSCYEMMGPNGSISSLSSCGAQGVEFCERVVRMGEADVGLAVGCGNWENALLLYELNELGVLSRGAKGPGSFRPFDVQRDGFLVGEGAAALVFEAAEHARARGAKPLGRILGTGNLQEGDPHRHIPVPAEATLEASRMALDEGGLAPEDLAFVISHGSGTRKGDRNELRALSRLLGEKAGDVPLTALKPYTGHMGAGSDVAELAAGLRAAREGMLPGTPGFEKAESEFAHLSISAEARPVRGGVFLSTSHGISGQASATVLGVV